Proteins from one Falco naumanni isolate bFalNau1 chromosome 2, bFalNau1.pat, whole genome shotgun sequence genomic window:
- the NRIP1 gene encoding nuclear receptor-interacting protein 1 produces the protein MTHGEELGSEMHQDSVVLTYLEGLLMHQAAGGSGTAVDKKSTGHSGGDQNFKISGNIFPSCQSNGPVLNTNTYQGSGMLHLKKARLLQSSEDWNAAKRRRLSDSIVDLDGKKEALLAGMVENVPKGKQDSTLLASLLQSFSSRLQSVALSQQIRQSLKEQGYSLSHDSLQVEKDLRCYGVASSHLKTLLKKSKAKDQKLDNSLPDITKNLPKERFIESPHAVQSGPKVINEPLSCAARLQAVASMVEKRSSPAASPKPSVACSQLALLLSSEAHLQQYSREHALKAQNANQIASERLAAMARLQESAQKDIGQFGLAKGMTSHLNGQTGSSTKTASSKSNMAPFQSSVGIMHSPPKTVGYKSTSERSNLKTSPSNSLLLHLLKSQNTTKHVKGREQSERASIFEDSSTPTTIDEYSDNNPSFTEDSSDDESSHSNCLPIDLSFKQRTDKSDAGPPASLDNLTQSLLHNWDPKVSCPENKEDKDTPKASKLNPHQKVTLLQLLLGHKSEEKVDKSNDPQGPHSAADVAKFTVQTGKRTPVTNSPSANRMTPLSTPPLLASTKADSPINLSHQSLAIKHGSPPYACSIQPDRLVNPASKHLIDLSKSKEVQGGKLSRNDSPQNSSAFSASKLLQNLAQCGMQTSVSSEEQRASKQLLAGNADKPVGLIDRLNSPLLTNKLSTHEENNKIFSCQPAPAEQGLPGSEIENLLERRTVLQLLLGTPNKCKSEKKERMLLRDESSQEQTDKALNEQILTVKIKTEPCEESNVPYNSNAQQVRECKGNKFQGFVHSLQRNTAASPASEELKSEPLSPQDFSFSKNGLLSRLLRQNQDGYPADELERSHRNNELTHLESKSLCTVPKKRKLHAEPLESPLKKMKSNVSDAANNHTSPTVALYGPLLNQQELKFSRSDAEFKYAASHGSNNESENRSWSRDSKGFNVLKQLLLSENCERDLSQHRSNILTEGKKKGNKTSATINKPEFSISSVNALMGSPAQQNNCADHRTFQYPVAVKSPASSPFPEHLGSTVSRLESDQFSMCPMPSEKGPIRWVITGMDKNDYEKDSPRLTKTNPILYYMLQKGGNSVSSQEAHDKEIWNEPSFTDNSTPVTIKEELTSDAELKTPFSNLRSPYNSHMGSETSHQHGMNGEVHGLLEKVRTIKKEPE, from the coding sequence ATGACTCATGGAGAAGAGCTTGGCTCTGAGATGCACCAGGATTCTGTTGTTCTAACTTACCTAGAGGGATTACTAATGCATCAAGCAGCAGGAGGCTCAGGTACTGCAGTTGACAAAAAGTCTACTGGGCATAGTGGAGGGGATCAAAACTTTAAGATTTCTGGAAATATATTTCCTAGCTGTCAAAGTAATGGTCCAGTTCTTAACACAAATACATATCAGGGATCTGGCATGCTGCACCTCAAAAAAGCAAGACTGTTGCAGTCTTCTGAAGACTGGAATGCAGCAAAGAGAAGGCGGTTGTCTGATTCCATTGTGGATTTagatggaaaaaaggaagctttgTTAGCTGGCATGGTTGAAAATGTGCCTAAAGGCAAACAGGATAGCACATTACTTGCCTCTCTGCTTCAGTCATTCAGCTCTAGGCTGCAGAGTGTTGCTCTGTCACAGCAGATTAGGCAGAGCCTTAAGGAGCAAGGGTATTCCCTTAGCCATGATTCTTTACAAGTGGAGAAGGATTTAAGGTGCTATGGCGTTGCATCCAGTCACCTGAAGACTCTGCTgaagaagagcaaagcaaaagatCAGAAGCTGGACAACAGCCTGCCTGATATAACGAAGAACCTGCCCAAAGAGAGGTTTATAGAATCTCCTCATGCGGTGCAGAGTGGACCTAAAGTGATAAATGAGCCACTGTCATGCGCTGCGAGATTACAAGCTGTTGCAAGCATGGTAGAGAAACGATCTAGTCCTGCTGCTTCACCGAAGCCCAGCGTAGCATGCAGCCAGCTAGCTTTACTCCTTTCAAGTGAAGCTCACTTGCAGCAGTACTCCAGGGAACAtgctttaaaagcacaaaatgcaAATCAAATAGCAAGTGAGAGACTTGCAGCTATGGCCAGATTACAAGAAAGTGCTCAGAAAGATATTGGCCAGTTCGGTTTAGCAAAAGGAATGACAAGCCATCTTAATGGTCAAACAGGATCATCAACCAAAACAGCGTCTAGCAAAAGCAATATGGCACCGTTTCAGAGTTCAGTAGGAATCATGCATTCACCTCCCAAAACTGTGGGATACAAAAGTACTTCAGAAAGGAGTAACCTGAAAACCTCTCCCAGCAACAGTTTGCTCTTGCATCTACTGAAAAGCCAGAATACCACCAAACATGTAAAAGGGCGTGAACAGAGTGAGAGAGCCAGCATTTTTGAAGACAGCAGCACACCGACAACTATTGATGAGTATTCAGACAACAATCCTAGTtttacagaagacagcagtgatGATGAAAGCTCCCATTCTAACTGTCTTCCAATAGACCTATCCTTTAAACAGAGGACAGATAAATCAGATGCGGGTCCACCTGCATCATTGGATAACCTGACTCAGTCCTTGCTTCATAACTGGGATCCAAAGGTTTCCTGtccagaaaacaaggaagacaAAGACACTCCGAAAGCTTCTAAACTGAATCCTCATCAGAAAGTAACGCTACTTCAGCTGTTACTTGGGCATAAGAGTGAAGAAAAGGTAGACAAGAGTAATGACCCTCAGGGACCACACAGTGCGGCTGATGTGGCTAAATTCACTGTACAGACTGGTAAAAGGACTCCTGTTACCAACAGTCCCAGTGCAAATCGAATGACTCCGTTAAGCACTCCACCTTTGCTGGCTTCTACAAAAGCAGACTCTCCAATAAATCTCTCGCACCAGTCGCTAGCCATCAAGCATGGCTCGCCACCGTATGCCTGCAGCATCCAGCCAGACAGACTGGTGAATCCCGCATCTAAACATTTGATAGACctttctaaaagcaaagaagTTCAAGGAGGCAAGCTGAGCAGGAACGATAGTCCCCAGAACTCTTCGGCATTCAGTGccagcaagctgctgcagaaCCTCGCTCAGTGCGGCATGCAGACTTCCGTGTCAAGTGAAGAACAAAGGGCTAGCAAACAGCTGCTAGCAGGGAACGCAGATAAACCTGTTGGCTTGATTGATAGATTGAACAGCCCTCTGCTCACGAATAAATTGAGTACGcatgaagaaaataacaaaatattcagtTGTCAGCCTGCACCCGCTGAACAAGGACTTCCAGGTTCGGAAATAGAAAATCTCCTTGAAAGGCGCACtgtccttcagctgcttctgggaACTCCGAATAAAtgtaaaagtgaaaagaaagaaaggatgcTTTTAAGAGATGAAAGTTCTCAAGAACAGACAGATAAGGCTTTGAATGAGCAAATATTGACggtgaaaataaaaactgaaccATGTGAAGAATCAAATGTTCCTTATAATTCAAATGCACAACAAGTTAGAGAGTGCAAGGGTAACAAATTTCAAGGATTTGTTCATTCactgcagagaaacacagctgcttctccagcatcCGAGGAGTTGAAATCTGAGCCTCTTTCACCTcaagatttctctttttccaaaaaCGGCCTGCTAAGTAGGTTGCTGAGACAGAATCAGGATGGTTACCCTGCAGATGAGCTGGAGAGAAGTCACCGAAACAATGAGCTGACACACCTTGAATCAAAGAGTCTTTGCACAGTGCCGAAGAAGAGGAAGCTTCATGCTGAGCCTTTGGAAAGTCcattaaaaaagatgaaaagtaaTGTGTCTGATGCTGCAAACAATCACACTTCTCCTACTGTGGCGCTGTATGGGCCTTTGCTTAACCAGCAAGAACTGAAATTCAGCAGAAGTGATGCTGAATTTAAATATGCTGCGAGTCATGGTTCAAATAATGAAAGTGAAAATAGGAGTTGGTCTAGAGATAGTAAAGGCTTCAATGTGTtgaagcagctgcttctctcAGAAAACTGTGAGAGAGATCTGTCACAACATAGGAGTAACATACTAACAGAGggcaagaaaaaaggaaacaaaaccagtgcaaCAATTAATAAACCTGAATTTAGCATTTCTTCAGTAAATGCATTAATGGGAAGCCCTGCGCAACAGAACAATTGTGCAGATCATAGAACATTTCAGTATCCTGTAGCAGTAAAAAGTCCTGCCAGTTCCCCCTTCCCTGAACATTTGGGGAGTACAGTGTCTAGGCTCGAGTCTGACCAGTTTAGCATGTGTCCCATGCCCAGTGAAAAAGGGCCCATCAGATGGGTGATCACAGGTATGGACAAGAATGATTATGAGAAAGACTCTCCGAGACTGACCAAAACCAATCCAATATTGTACTACATGTTACAGAAAGGTGGCAACTCTGTTAGTAGCCAAGAAGCACATGACAAAGAAATTTGGAATGAACCTTCATTTACTGATAATTCAACTCCAGTTACAATCAAAGAGGAGTTGACATCTGATGCAGAGCTTAAAACTCCTTTTAGTAACTTAAGAAGCCCTTACAACAGCCATATGGGGAGTGAGACCTCTCATCAACATGGTATGAATGGAGAAGTGCATGGACTTCTGGAAAAAGTGCGAACAATCAAAAAAGAGCCAGAATAA